In one Rugosibacter aromaticivorans genomic region, the following are encoded:
- a CDS encoding acyl-CoA dehydrogenase family protein has protein sequence MNAAAEKFPELREALRDLCAHYPDEYFRRIDEARGYPEAFVNALTEAGWLAVMIPQEYGGAGLGLAEASVVMEEVNRCGGNAGACHGQMYNMSTLLRHGSAEQKAKYLPGIASGKLRLQSMAVTEPTTGTDTTKLKTTAVKHGDRYVVNGQKVWISRIQHSDLMILLARTTPVAEVKRKSEGMSTFIVDLKETIGKGMSVRPIRNMVNHETNEVFFDNLEIPAKNLIGEEGKGFKYILDGLNAERTLIAAECIGDAYWFIDRATKYANDRIVFDRPIGKNQAVQFPIAESHIETEAANLMRWQACALFDAHQPCGAEANMAKYLAAKASWEAANVCLQTHGGFGFAAEYDIERKFRETRLYQVAPISTNLILSYVAEHVLGLPRSF, from the coding sequence ATGAATGCTGCTGCTGAAAAATTTCCCGAACTGCGCGAGGCGTTGCGTGATTTATGCGCACATTATCCCGATGAGTATTTTCGTCGTATTGATGAGGCGCGCGGCTATCCGGAAGCATTCGTCAATGCGCTGACCGAGGCGGGTTGGCTGGCGGTGATGATTCCGCAGGAATACGGTGGTGCCGGGCTGGGTCTGGCTGAAGCCTCGGTCGTGATGGAAGAGGTTAATCGTTGCGGCGGCAATGCCGGCGCCTGCCATGGCCAGATGTACAACATGAGCACCTTGCTGCGGCATGGTTCAGCCGAACAGAAAGCCAAATATCTGCCGGGCATCGCCAGCGGCAAACTGCGCTTGCAATCGATGGCGGTGACCGAGCCGACGACGGGTACGGATACGACCAAACTGAAGACTACGGCAGTGAAGCACGGTGATCGTTATGTGGTCAATGGGCAGAAGGTCTGGATCTCGCGCATTCAGCATTCCGACCTGATGATCCTGCTGGCACGCACGACGCCGGTAGCCGAGGTGAAACGCAAATCCGAGGGCATGTCGACTTTCATCGTCGATCTCAAAGAAACGATTGGCAAGGGCATGAGCGTGCGGCCGATTCGCAACATGGTCAATCATGAAACCAATGAAGTCTTTTTCGACAACCTGGAAATTCCGGCGAAAAACCTGATTGGCGAAGAAGGCAAAGGCTTCAAGTACATCCTCGACGGACTCAACGCCGAGCGCACCTTGATTGCCGCCGAATGCATTGGCGACGCCTACTGGTTCATTGACCGTGCGACGAAGTATGCCAATGATCGCATCGTGTTTGACCGCCCGATCGGCAAGAATCAGGCCGTGCAGTTTCCGATTGCCGAAAGCCATATCGAAACGGAAGCCGCGAACCTGATGCGCTGGCAAGCCTGCGCCTTGTTTGATGCGCATCAGCCCTGCGGCGCAGAAGCCAATATGGCCAAATATCTGGCGGCCAAGGCCTCGTGGGAAGCGGCCAATGTGTGCCTGCAAACGCACGGCGGCTTCGGCTTTGCGGCCGAGTACGATATTGAGCGCAAGTTCCGCGAAACGCGGCTGTATCAGGTGGCGCCGATTTCGACCAACCTGATTTTGTCCTATGTCGCCGAGCACGTGCTCGGCTTGCCGAGATCGTTCTGA
- a CDS encoding XrtA/PEP-CTERM system exopolysaccharide export protein, with amino-acid sequence MSFRRSMGGVARYFFIALAATLLVGCATNNEFAPAPATAATSDYSYHIGPGDIVNIVVWRNPELSMSVPVRPDGKLAAPLIEDLPALGKDPTTLSRDIEKALAKFIRDPVVTVIVTQFVGPYSEQIRVVGEATKPQVLSYKQKMTLLDVMIAVGGVTDFADGNGATILRSAEGNKQYSVRIKDLIKRGDVSANVEMKPGDVLIIPRSWF; translated from the coding sequence ATGAGTTTTCGCCGTTCGATGGGAGGGGTGGCTCGCTATTTCTTTATTGCTTTAGCTGCTACGCTTTTGGTCGGTTGTGCGACCAATAATGAATTTGCGCCCGCGCCTGCAACTGCTGCCACGAGCGATTACAGCTACCACATTGGCCCGGGTGATATCGTCAATATTGTGGTCTGGCGTAATCCTGAGTTGTCAATGTCTGTACCTGTTCGTCCTGATGGCAAACTTGCTGCCCCTTTGATTGAAGATTTGCCGGCGCTTGGCAAGGACCCTACGACCTTATCACGGGATATTGAAAAAGCGCTGGCCAAATTTATTCGTGACCCAGTGGTTACTGTCATTGTTACCCAGTTTGTGGGCCCTTACAGTGAGCAGATTCGGGTCGTTGGCGAAGCCACCAAGCCACAAGTGCTCTCTTACAAGCAAAAAATGACGTTGCTTGATGTCATGATTGCCGTGGGCGGTGTAACGGATTTTGCCGATGGCAATGGCGCAACGATTCTGCGCTCGGCTGAAGGTAATAAGCAATATAGTGTTCGCATCAAAGATCTTATCAAGCGGGGGGATGTATCTGCTAACGTTGAGATGAAACCGGGCGATGTTTTGATAATTCCGCGCAGTTGGTTTTAA
- a CDS encoding CaiB/BaiF CoA transferase family protein, translating to MRPLEGITVVTLEHAIAAPFATRQLADLGARVIKIERPGSGDFARGYDTRTRGMASHFVWTNRSKESLTLDVKHPLARGVLERLLAKADVLVQNLAPGAAARLGLSFDVLEKVYPQLILCDISGYGDNGPYTEKKAYDLLIQSESGFLSITGTPGSPCKAGNSAADIAAGMYAYSNILAALLERGKTGRGRRIEISMLEAMAEWMSYPLYYSIDDQPPPGRTGAAHATIYPYGPFKVGAGDTASTVMLGLQNEREWVVFCARVLLRPELAQDERFAGNAQRQTHREDLAAIIESVFSQLDVATLVERLDAAGIANARVNDMAAVWRHPQLAARDRWRTIDSPVGALPALLPPGMSASDEPRMDAVPALGEHTQAILVELGLDENEIRQLEREGAI from the coding sequence ATGCGTCCGCTGGAAGGCATTACGGTCGTGACGCTGGAACATGCGATTGCGGCGCCGTTCGCCACGCGTCAACTGGCCGACCTGGGCGCGCGGGTGATCAAGATCGAACGTCCGGGCAGCGGCGATTTTGCGCGGGGGTACGACACGCGCACGCGCGGCATGGCGTCGCACTTTGTATGGACCAATCGCTCCAAGGAAAGCCTGACGCTGGACGTCAAGCACCCGCTGGCGCGCGGCGTGCTGGAGCGCCTGCTGGCGAAAGCTGACGTGCTGGTGCAGAATCTCGCGCCGGGAGCCGCCGCGCGTCTCGGGCTTTCTTTCGACGTGCTGGAGAAAGTTTATCCGCAACTTATCCTTTGCGATATTTCCGGTTACGGCGACAACGGCCCCTACACGGAAAAGAAGGCCTACGATTTGCTGATCCAAAGCGAATCCGGCTTCCTCTCGATTACCGGCACGCCCGGGTCGCCCTGCAAGGCGGGTAATTCGGCTGCCGACATCGCCGCCGGCATGTATGCCTATTCAAACATTCTCGCCGCGTTGCTGGAGCGCGGTAAAACGGGCCGCGGCCGCCGCATCGAAATTTCCATGTTAGAGGCCATGGCCGAGTGGATGAGTTATCCGCTGTACTACAGCATCGACGATCAGCCGCCGCCGGGGCGCACAGGTGCTGCGCATGCGACGATTTATCCGTATGGTCCGTTTAAAGTCGGCGCTGGCGACACGGCGAGTACGGTAATGCTGGGTCTGCAAAACGAGCGTGAGTGGGTGGTGTTCTGCGCGCGCGTTTTGCTACGCCCTGAACTGGCTCAAGACGAACGATTCGCTGGCAATGCGCAGCGTCAGACACATCGTGAAGATTTGGCAGCAATTATTGAATCCGTTTTTTCTCAACTCGATGTGGCAACACTGGTTGAGCGGCTCGATGCGGCTGGCATTGCCAATGCGCGCGTCAATGACATGGCAGCAGTGTGGCGGCATCCGCAACTTGCGGCGCGCGACCGCTGGCGCACCATCGATTCCCCGGTGGGCGCATTGCCTGCGCTGCTGCCACCCGGCATGTCGGCAAGCGACGAGCCACGCATGGATGCCGTGCCTGCGCTGGGCGAACATACGCAGGCGATTTTGGTCGAGCTGGGCTTGGATGAAAACGAGATCCGGCAACTTGAGCGTGAGGGAGCCATTTGA
- a CDS encoding FAS1-like dehydratase domain-containing protein, producing MTVDMEYLAQWTGRSEVVQDVLHAKPLVLFSATLDRQDPVPNEGDVVPPFWHGLYFLTASRQSELGGDGHPPRGGFLPPVPLPRRMFAGARVEFLRPLRVGQPVERRSTILSVSQKQGRSGDMIFLRLRHDISDAAGVCVIEEQDIVYRDDPDTNHAQSAATAVSPAPTFSIAAREPAWSRTIVPDPVLLFRYSALTFIGHRIHYDYPYTTEVEGYPGLVVHGPLQATLLLDLLRREQPQCVPARFEFRAVSPLFCTGSFRVCGAPTGEGKFSLWIEDQQGRITMQATVTERFP from the coding sequence ATGACAGTCGATATGGAATATCTCGCGCAATGGACAGGCCGCAGCGAGGTGGTGCAGGATGTACTGCACGCCAAACCGCTGGTGTTGTTTAGCGCCACCCTTGACCGTCAGGACCCTGTGCCAAACGAAGGGGATGTTGTTCCACCGTTTTGGCATGGCTTGTATTTTTTGACGGCGAGCCGTCAATCTGAACTAGGGGGGGATGGCCATCCACCTCGGGGAGGATTTCTTCCTCCTGTGCCACTGCCACGAAGAATGTTTGCCGGTGCGCGCGTGGAATTTTTACGGCCATTGCGTGTAGGCCAACCAGTTGAACGGCGCTCAACCATCCTGAGCGTGAGCCAGAAACAGGGGCGCAGCGGCGATATGATTTTTCTGCGCTTGCGGCACGACATCAGCGATGCGGCGGGCGTTTGCGTGATTGAAGAACAAGACATTGTGTATCGGGATGATCCTGATACCAATCATGCGCAATCCGCCGCTACTGCCGTATCACCAGCGCCGACTTTTTCAATCGCCGCTCGGGAGCCAGCATGGTCGCGCACTATCGTGCCTGATCCGGTGTTGTTGTTCCGTTACTCTGCGCTCACTTTTATCGGCCACCGCATTCATTACGATTACCCTTACACCACCGAGGTTGAGGGCTATCCTGGTCTGGTGGTGCATGGCCCGTTACAGGCCACGCTTTTACTGGATTTATTGCGCCGCGAGCAACCCCAATGTGTGCCTGCACGGTTTGAATTCCGCGCGGTGAGCCCTTTGTTTTGTACTGGCTCGTTTCGTGTTTGCGGTGCGCCGACGGGTGAAGGCAAATTCAGCCTCTGGATTGAAGATCAGCAAGGCCGCATAACCATGCAGGCAACCGTTACCGAGAGATTTCCATGA
- a CDS encoding citryl-CoA lyase, whose product MSRKQKPIRSDIAWSTPDRITVRNRDLPSEILGKLNLGDMAFLELTARLPTPQESVMFNALVVTLVEHGVTPSALAARLTYAGAPESLQAAVAAGLCGLGSVFVGSTETTARMLYEALPEGSGEVDLEALAKETVSRMRAQGAIVPGLGHPLHKPIDPRTPRLFQLAAENGLSGRYVVLMQAIGREAERAAGKSLPINATGAIGAICCEFGFPWKIVRGLGVMARAVGLVGHILEESQNPMAIEIWQRIEDEASAHLRP is encoded by the coding sequence ATGAGCAGAAAGCAAAAACCCATTCGTTCGGATATCGCCTGGAGTACGCCGGACCGGATTACCGTCAGAAACCGTGATTTGCCGAGCGAGATACTAGGCAAGCTGAATTTAGGTGACATGGCCTTTCTCGAGCTGACCGCCAGGCTGCCGACACCACAAGAATCCGTGATGTTCAATGCGCTGGTGGTGACATTGGTTGAGCATGGGGTGACGCCCAGCGCGTTAGCGGCACGCCTTACCTATGCGGGTGCGCCCGAATCACTGCAAGCAGCGGTTGCTGCGGGATTATGTGGCTTGGGTTCAGTCTTCGTTGGCAGCACAGAAACTACCGCACGCATGTTGTATGAGGCTTTGCCAGAAGGCTCGGGCGAGGTTGATCTGGAAGCGTTGGCAAAAGAAACTGTCAGCCGCATGCGTGCGCAAGGCGCGATTGTTCCCGGGCTGGGACATCCGTTGCACAAGCCGATTGATCCACGTACGCCGCGTCTGTTTCAACTTGCCGCAGAAAACGGGTTGTCTGGTCGCTATGTCGTTTTAATGCAGGCGATTGGCCGTGAAGCAGAACGTGCAGCAGGAAAGTCTTTGCCCATTAATGCGACGGGAGCCATTGGAGCCATTTGCTGCGAGTTTGGCTTCCCATGGAAAATCGTGCGCGGGCTGGGCGTCATGGCACGAGCAGTCGGGCTTGTTGGCCATATTCTCGAAGAAAGCCAGAATCCGATGGCGATTGAAATATGGCAACGAATAGAAGATGAGGCGAGTGCACATCTGCGCCCATAG
- a CDS encoding SDR family oxidoreductase encodes MSEQGMMQDKVVVVTGAGRGIGRDIALLMAAEGARVVVNDLGGAADGSGSDQTPAGSVVQEILAKGGQAVANYESVASWASAHRIIECALDNFGRIDSVVNNAGILRDVIFHKMTEEQWHAVIDVHLNGAFFVSRAAAEHFRKQESSSYVHMTSTSGLIGNLGQANYSAAKLGIAALSKSIALDMRRYNVRSNCISPFAWSRMIGSIPTETPAQQARVKRLQTMETAKIAPVVVYLASDAAKDVTGQIFAVRSNEIFLMSQPRPTRGIHRSEGWTPQTVAEHAMPALRSSFVPLDISGDIFSWDPV; translated from the coding sequence GTGAGTGAGCAAGGCATGATGCAAGACAAGGTCGTCGTCGTCACCGGTGCAGGTCGAGGCATAGGCCGCGATATCGCATTATTGATGGCGGCAGAAGGCGCGCGCGTGGTGGTCAACGATCTGGGCGGTGCGGCCGATGGTTCAGGCAGCGATCAGACCCCCGCTGGAAGCGTGGTTCAGGAAATCCTCGCCAAGGGCGGGCAGGCCGTGGCGAATTATGAAAGTGTGGCTTCATGGGCCAGTGCTCACCGCATTATTGAATGCGCGCTGGATAACTTCGGGCGCATCGATAGCGTCGTGAACAATGCCGGTATTTTGCGTGATGTGATTTTTCACAAGATGACCGAGGAGCAATGGCACGCAGTGATTGACGTGCATCTGAATGGCGCTTTCTTTGTGAGCCGCGCCGCCGCTGAACATTTTCGCAAGCAGGAAAGCAGCTCGTATGTCCATATGACATCCACATCTGGCTTGATTGGCAACCTGGGTCAGGCTAATTATTCAGCCGCTAAATTGGGTATTGCCGCGTTGTCCAAATCAATCGCGTTGGATATGCGTCGCTACAACGTGCGTTCCAACTGTATTTCACCTTTTGCCTGGAGCCGCATGATTGGCTCTATCCCGACCGAGACCCCGGCGCAACAAGCGCGTGTCAAGCGATTGCAGACCATGGAAACAGCAAAAATTGCACCTGTGGTTGTCTATCTGGCTTCTGATGCGGCAAAAGATGTGACCGGACAAATTTTTGCTGTGCGTAGTAATGAAATATTTCTCATGAGCCAGCCACGGCCGACACGCGGCATTCATCGCAGCGAAGGGTGGACGCCGCAGACGGTTGCTGAACACGCCATGCCGGCACTCCGTTCCAGCTTTGTTCCGCTGGATATTTCTGGCGATATTTTTAGTTGGGATCCGGTCTGA
- a CDS encoding 3-oxoadipyl-CoA thiolase, producing the protein MLDAYIYDGLRSAFGRHAGALAAVRPDDLIAGVMKTLVERSPWEPVQIEDVLLGCVTQAGEDARNIARNALLLADFPVTVPGQTVNRLCASGLGAVVDAARALTCGEGELYLAGGVESMSRAPYVIGKADSAYSRDVKMYDSTIGTRFPNPDMISRYGNDSMPETGDNVAKDFGISREEADVFAAGSQAKYEKARAAGFFTEEITPVSVPTGRKSPPRIVDQDEHPRPEATLTTLSALKPLAVGGVVTAGNASGINDGAAALLIGSRAAGEKAGVKPLARIISAAAAGVAPRIMGVGPAYAIPKALARAGLTLQDMDIIEINEAFASQVLSCLKIMKIALDDPRVNPNGGAIALGHPLGASGARLTLTATRELIRSKKRYAVVSLCIGIGQGLAMVIERL; encoded by the coding sequence ATGCTTGATGCCTATATTTACGACGGCCTACGTTCAGCTTTTGGGCGGCATGCCGGTGCTCTGGCAGCTGTTCGTCCCGACGATTTAATTGCGGGCGTGATGAAAACCCTGGTTGAGCGCTCACCCTGGGAGCCGGTGCAGATTGAGGATGTGCTGCTCGGATGCGTCACGCAAGCCGGCGAAGATGCACGCAACATTGCACGCAACGCCCTGTTGCTGGCGGACTTTCCCGTCACTGTGCCGGGGCAGACGGTGAACCGTCTATGCGCTAGCGGCCTGGGTGCGGTGGTGGATGCCGCACGGGCGCTGACCTGTGGCGAGGGTGAGCTTTATCTTGCCGGTGGCGTGGAAAGCATGAGTCGTGCGCCCTATGTTATTGGCAAGGCAGACAGCGCCTACAGCCGTGATGTAAAAATGTACGACAGCACGATCGGCACGCGGTTCCCCAATCCAGACATGATTTCGCGGTATGGCAATGACTCGATGCCAGAAACGGGAGATAACGTCGCCAAGGATTTCGGTATCTCGCGCGAAGAAGCCGATGTTTTCGCGGCGGGATCGCAAGCCAAGTATGAAAAAGCCCGTGCCGCAGGTTTTTTTACGGAAGAAATTACGCCTGTCAGCGTGCCCACCGGGCGCAAATCGCCGCCGCGTATCGTTGATCAGGATGAACATCCGCGCCCGGAAGCAACCCTGACGACACTTTCTGCACTGAAGCCTTTGGCGGTCGGCGGTGTGGTGACGGCGGGCAATGCGTCTGGTATTAATGATGGCGCTGCTGCCTTGTTGATCGGTAGCCGCGCTGCAGGTGAAAAAGCCGGGGTTAAACCGCTCGCACGGATTATTTCAGCGGCGGCGGCGGGGGTTGCGCCACGCATCATGGGGGTAGGTCCCGCGTATGCGATTCCCAAAGCCTTGGCACGCGCCGGGCTGACATTGCAAGACATGGACATTATCGAAATTAACGAAGCATTTGCGTCGCAGGTATTGTCTTGCCTGAAAATAATGAAGATAGCGCTGGATGATCCGCGTGTTAATCCCAATGGTGGCGCCATTGCGCTGGGCCATCCGCTCGGTGCATCGGGTGCCCGTTTAACCCTGACTGCAACGCGAGAACTCATCCGCAGCAAAAAGCGTTATGCGGTGGTCAGCCTGTGCATCGGCATTGGGCAAGGCTTGGCCATGGTGATTGAGCGTCTTTGA
- a CDS encoding MmgE/PrpD family protein encodes MSVQTEQGASAALARFAAALRFEHIPIPVLRRAEDLFLDWLASALAGKGARPVEAIDRFAQAMGPSLTHDVTFNADAEVLISRRSTSAYFAAMVNAAASHYVEQDDVHNGSVFHPATVVFPPALALAQSLGKSGKDFLLAVVVGYEVGIRVGEFLGRSHYRIFHTTGTAGTLAAAAAAGSLLGLNAEQMLHAFGSAGTQAAGLWEFLRDAADSKQLHTARAAGNGLTAAWLAKEGFTGARKILEGDQGMATGMCAISPAPQPAKLTDRLGSRWALAETSFKFHASCRHTHPAADALLRVMTTNGLHADDIAKVVCHVHKAAIDVLGPVVDPRTVHHAKFSMGTVLALVARFGFAGLTEFDQHFFDAMTTDFCRRVVMVLDEEVDTAYPVRWIGKVTVTTRDGRLLHGRVDEPKGDPGNTLSRPELEDKARRLAAFSGGASADEITRLIQLAWTLTEQKQLGRLL; translated from the coding sequence ATGAGCGTGCAAACTGAACAAGGAGCCAGCGCGGCACTCGCCCGCTTTGCCGCCGCGCTGCGTTTCGAGCATATTCCCATCCCCGTATTGCGCCGCGCCGAAGATTTGTTTCTCGACTGGCTGGCCTCTGCGCTGGCTGGCAAGGGTGCGCGTCCGGTAGAAGCCATTGATCGGTTTGCACAAGCCATGGGCCCCTCGCTGACACATGATGTGACATTTAATGCCGATGCCGAAGTGTTGATTTCGCGGCGCAGTACCAGCGCCTACTTTGCAGCGATGGTGAATGCCGCGGCTTCGCATTATGTCGAGCAGGATGACGTGCACAATGGTTCGGTGTTCCACCCGGCCACGGTGGTATTCCCGCCTGCCCTGGCGCTGGCGCAGTCGCTGGGCAAGTCAGGCAAGGATTTTCTGTTGGCGGTCGTCGTCGGTTACGAAGTCGGCATTCGCGTTGGCGAATTTCTTGGGCGTTCGCATTACCGCATATTCCACACGACGGGCACGGCGGGCACGCTAGCCGCTGCCGCTGCTGCGGGCTCTTTACTCGGGCTTAATGCAGAACAGATGCTGCATGCCTTTGGTTCGGCGGGCACGCAGGCTGCGGGTTTGTGGGAATTCCTGCGCGATGCCGCCGACTCAAAGCAACTACACACCGCGCGCGCAGCGGGCAATGGGCTGACGGCGGCCTGGCTGGCTAAAGAAGGTTTTACCGGTGCGCGGAAAATTCTTGAAGGCGATCAAGGCATGGCCACCGGCATGTGCGCAATTTCACCCGCGCCGCAACCAGCGAAACTAACTGACCGGCTGGGCAGTCGCTGGGCGCTGGCAGAAACCTCATTCAAGTTCCACGCCTCGTGCCGCCACACGCATCCGGCGGCCGATGCGCTGTTGCGGGTGATGACAACCAACGGCCTGCATGCTGACGACATTGCCAAGGTGGTGTGCCATGTGCATAAAGCTGCCATCGACGTGCTCGGCCCGGTGGTTGATCCGCGCACCGTGCATCATGCCAAATTTTCCATGGGCACAGTGCTGGCGTTGGTCGCCCGGTTTGGTTTCGCGGGTCTGACTGAATTTGATCAGCACTTCTTTGATGCCATGACGACGGACTTTTGCCGCCGTGTGGTGATGGTGCTGGATGAAGAAGTGGATACCGCCTATCCGGTGCGCTGGATAGGCAAGGTGACAGTAACAACGCGGGACGGGCGCCTACTGCATGGGCGGGTCGACGAACCCAAGGGAGACCCCGGCAATACCTTGTCGCGCCCGGAACTGGAAGACAAAGCGCGGCGGCTGGCGGCGTTTTCTGGTGGTGCGAGTGCGGACGAGATCACGCGGTTGATTCAGCTGGCATGGACGCTAACTGAACAAAAGCAGCTTGGCCGCTTGCTGTAA
- a CDS encoding indolepyruvate oxidoreductase subunit beta family protein, whose protein sequence is MNTETTTVSTGTTQSARPRAKRILIGTVGGQGGGVLSDWLVHGLLNAGWRATSIGLLGLSQRAGTVTYYCEAIPGQGKTPIPSVFATPGDVDLLIGQELLELGRLVFGGFASPTCSIIGNSTRYLTTMEKMPAEGGIYDSSIIARAVAELAPGRHNVVDAQRLVLEAGLPALTSNALLLGAAIASPAFDLPREPFHEAIRESEVNVKASIAAFDIGYNRVKDGSLPRMMVEGQAPIDGAELARQRQGRLNDSQRKDYDRLLAQGAQTYGPRMHLILAESLYRLIDYQDTAYAADFLDRVARMAKQPGADASLVEAYAQHLSNWMTYEDGARVAQLKTRPERFARIKQDFGVKDGQRFVVTDYLVPDTEQILGGLPAPIANIIEKVGRLFKSDFDKLKFPIQIKTNGFVGYTTMRGISMLKGLRRSSRRHGHELALLARWDAAILANLKKSPQLGVLAADAGRIVKGYGRVRQDALADFWAFLDEGLPRIERLAQAGGSVDVLGSKALSLLAKEAASAPAMRAYLDAEEQRVKPAA, encoded by the coding sequence ATGAATACTGAAACGACGACTGTATCAACTGGAACTACTCAATCTGCCCGTCCTCGTGCCAAGCGCATCCTCATCGGTACTGTCGGTGGGCAAGGGGGGGGCGTGCTCAGTGATTGGCTTGTGCATGGCCTGCTTAATGCAGGCTGGCGCGCAACCAGCATTGGTCTGCTGGGTCTATCACAACGTGCGGGCACGGTGACTTATTACTGTGAAGCCATTCCTGGCCAAGGCAAAACGCCCATCCCCTCAGTGTTTGCAACTCCGGGAGACGTGGATCTGCTGATCGGTCAAGAGCTTCTAGAGTTAGGCCGCCTGGTCTTTGGCGGCTTTGCCTCACCGACATGCAGCATCATCGGCAACAGCACGCGCTACTTAACGACGATGGAAAAAATGCCCGCTGAAGGCGGCATTTATGATTCCTCCATCATCGCCCGTGCAGTCGCCGAGCTGGCCCCTGGGCGGCACAACGTGGTGGATGCACAACGTCTGGTGTTAGAAGCCGGTCTGCCCGCGCTGACCAGCAATGCGTTGTTGCTAGGTGCGGCGATTGCATCTCCCGCATTTGATTTGCCCCGCGAGCCATTCCATGAAGCAATTCGTGAATCCGAAGTCAATGTTAAAGCGAGCATTGCCGCGTTTGATATCGGGTATAACCGTGTCAAGGATGGCAGTTTGCCGCGCATGATGGTTGAAGGCCAGGCCCCGATTGATGGAGCCGAGCTTGCTCGTCAGCGCCAAGGGCGTCTGAACGACAGCCAGCGCAAAGATTACGACAGACTGTTAGCTCAGGGTGCGCAAACCTACGGCCCGCGTATGCACCTGATTCTCGCTGAATCGTTGTATCGCTTGATTGATTATCAAGACACCGCCTATGCCGCAGATTTTCTGGATCGCGTTGCGCGCATGGCGAAACAGCCGGGTGCAGATGCCAGTCTGGTTGAAGCGTATGCGCAACACTTATCTAATTGGATGACCTACGAAGATGGTGCGCGGGTTGCCCAGCTTAAAACACGGCCTGAACGCTTTGCGCGCATCAAGCAGGATTTTGGCGTTAAGGATGGTCAGCGCTTTGTTGTCACCGACTATTTGGTGCCAGATACTGAGCAAATCCTTGGTGGCTTGCCTGCGCCAATAGCTAACATCATCGAAAAAGTGGGTCGTCTGTTTAAATCTGATTTCGATAAGCTCAAATTTCCTATTCAGATCAAAACCAATGGTTTCGTGGGTTATACGACAATGCGCGGAATTTCCATGCTGAAGGGATTACGCCGCAGCTCACGACGCCATGGTCATGAACTGGCACTTTTGGCGCGTTGGGATGCCGCGATTTTGGCTAACCTGAAAAAGAGCCCTCAGCTGGGCGTGCTGGCAGCCGATGCAGGCCGGATTGTCAAAGGCTACGGACGAGTTCGGCAGGATGCATTGGCTGATTTCTGGGCGTTTCTGGATGAAGGATTGCCGCGTATCGAGCGCTTGGCTCAGGCAGGCGGCAGTGTTGATGTGCTGGGCAGCAAGGCGCTGTCACTGTTAGCAAAAGAAGCTGCCTCTGCACCCGCCATGCGTGCCTATCTCGATGCGGAAGAGCAACGCGTCAAGCCTGCTGCTTGA
- a CDS encoding HpcH/HpaI aldolase/citrate lyase family protein, with translation MQHSFLFVPGNRPERFIKALDSGADAIIIDLEDAVADAEKAAARTAIMQAVFARPDVLVYVRINAVDTPWFLEDLTVLEHAGICGVFLPKAEYAENITQVRAQVRAQAACRVIPIIETATGLCHAQEIARASGVERLAFGSMDFQLDMNCDGSDTALLYARSQLVVISRWAGLLAPIDGVTLAMDDESRVVADARHAKALGMGGKLCIHPRQVGAVNTTWQPMPEEILWARKVLAAGGAAGANAVAVDGVMIDRPLLHKAQRILSRSQS, from the coding sequence ATGCAGCACTCGTTTCTATTTGTTCCCGGTAACCGACCGGAGCGCTTTATCAAAGCGCTGGATTCAGGTGCGGATGCGATCATTATTGATTTGGAAGATGCTGTTGCGGATGCAGAAAAGGCCGCCGCCCGCACAGCGATTATGCAGGCTGTGTTTGCCCGGCCGGATGTTTTGGTTTATGTACGTATTAACGCAGTGGATACGCCCTGGTTTCTGGAGGACTTGACGGTTTTGGAGCATGCTGGAATTTGTGGCGTATTTTTGCCCAAAGCTGAGTATGCCGAAAATATTACCCAAGTGCGTGCCCAAGTCCGCGCACAGGCTGCATGCCGAGTCATTCCTATCATTGAAACAGCGACGGGGTTGTGTCATGCGCAGGAAATTGCACGGGCTAGCGGCGTTGAACGGCTGGCCTTTGGTTCGATGGATTTTCAGCTGGATATGAATTGCGACGGTAGCGATACAGCGCTGCTTTATGCGCGTTCGCAGCTGGTGGTTATTTCGCGTTGGGCAGGCTTATTGGCCCCCATTGATGGCGTGACACTGGCAATGGATGATGAATCGCGCGTGGTAGCTGACGCGCGCCATGCCAAGGCGCTAGGCATGGGGGGTAAATTATGCATTCATCCGCGGCAGGTTGGTGCAGTTAACACCACTTGGCAGCCGATGCCAGAAGAAATTCTCTGGGCGCGCAAGGTGCTTGCCGCAGGTGGTGCGGCGGGTGCCAATGCGGTCGCGGTGGATGGCGTGATGATAGATCGGCCCTTATTGCACAAGGCACAGCGGATACTTTCCCGCTCACAGTCTTAG